A stretch of Halichondria panicea chromosome 1, odHalPani1.1, whole genome shotgun sequence DNA encodes these proteins:
- the LOC135340010 gene encoding uncharacterized protein LOC135340010: MDDYTSLTFLLFVGTFTIAVKAQQFTIEPESVVQAEGLLAEFECLSPGTSAHAWLVNGVESTSPDFLSEFRIAGGTAGRPSVLTIPASSQFSNSVIQCSVFSRSGETLSRNATLIVERVILVVLNGETKITVSVMNYFAMNNLAYRVDISLVPLVITNEMVALPPLNGIQNQVQFNYQQLKNHTICDTFTFTVTPFSESGME, translated from the exons ATGGATGATTACACTAGTTTGACATTCCTTCTGTTTGTGGGGACATTCACCATAGCTGTAAAAG CCCAGCAGTTTACAATTGAGCCTGAGTCAGTGGTACAAGCCGAGGGATTATTGGCAGAGTTTGAGTGCCTGTCTCCTGGAACATCAGCTCATGCTTGGCTTGTGAATGGTGTTGAGTCTACTAGCCCTGACTTTTTATCTGAATTCAGAATAGCTGGAGGCACTGCAGGTCGTCCCTCAGTGCTGACCATCCCAGCCAGTTCACAGTTCAGCAACAGTGTCATTCAGTGTTCAGTATTTTCACGGAGTGGTGAAACTTTGTCAAGGAATGCAACGTTGATAGTTG AGCGTGTAATTCTTGTGGTGTTGAATGGTGAAACTAAAATTACTGTCTCCGTAATGAATTATTTCGCTATGAATAACCTCGCCTATCGTGTGGACATCTCCCTGGTGCCTCTGGTCATCACCAATGAGATGGTTGCACTTCCTCCTCTAAATGGGATTCAAAATCAAGTGCAGTTTAATTATCAACAACTTAAGAACCACACTATCTGTGATACATTCACCTTCACTGTGACTCCATTTAGTGAGTCAGGAATGGAATGA
- the LOC135339654 gene encoding uncharacterized protein LOC135339654, producing MWNALPLTECCVEITRTTLDSTETVVLNSVCGLVNEYIFTYSNLISVCDRFSFTVTPTDGEMRGTTSEPVTGFFTRAEGSIEEPHHIRESGKNKSVWFKATIPNCTRFTRYRVDSDLLTPSINLPIMDPLLFDGSLSFFLPTDKMTEYSVTLTDENVIDLMFENIPVSTFDIQDLLVSECPSGGGICVSIVYVEDTVSSGALVCAICIIDGVFDIKLVTIPRNSSEIFTSPVPSGEYRVIAFDLESNHLPRMPISMVALSQNKMTVNSTGEDATSPPPSEGISATNLTNGDVSVTYCDSALNCLVLFQSTIILDRVLVGFINASSTSTALSLNDTFGDGYVVVYSWNSFECIFEGEVSLIIQLDLPTTAPTTPPTSDPQTDPPPPGMESLLTSVIAATVIAGLVILLLLVVAAVGTVVVILRKRRQNEVEVPESDGRVDWSNICRH from the exons ATGTGGAATGCTCTACCCCTCACTGAGTGCTGTGTGGAGATCACCAGGACAACTTTGGACTCCACTGAAACAGTTGTTCTTAATTCTGTGTGTGGACTGGTTAACGAGTACATCTTCACGTACTCCAACCTCATCAGTGTGTGTGACAGATTCTCCTTCACTGTGACTCCTACTGATGGAGAGATGAGAGGAACAACCAGTGAACCAGTTACTGGGTTCTTTACGAGGGCAGAAG GTAGTATTGAAGAACCACATCATATTCGTGAAAGTGGGAAGAATAAGTCAGTATGGTTTAAAGCCACT ATACCAAATTGTACAAGGTTCACTCGGTATCGTGTAGACTCTGACCTATTGACTCCCTCCATCAACCTTCCAATCATGGACCCTCTACTGTTTGATGGCTCACTCAGTTTCTTCCTCCCCACTGACAAGATGACAGAATACAGTGTCACACTGACTGATGAGAATGTAATAGACCTCATGTTTGAGAACATTCCAGTCA GTACATTTGATATTCAAGACCTGCTAGTGTCTGAATGTCCTAGTGGTGGTGGTATTTGTGTGAGCATTGTGTATGTTGAAGATACTGTCTCTTCCGGAGCTCTTGTCTGTGCAATTTGTATCATTGATGGAGTGTTTGACATAAAACTTGTCACCATCCCTCGGAATTCAAGTGAAATTTTCACCAGTCCTGTTCCTAGTGGAGAATACCGAGTGATTGCTTTTGATCTGGAGAGCAACCATTTACCAAGAATGCCCATCTCCATGGTAGCACTCAGTCAAAACAAGATGACAGTGAACTCGACTGGTGAAG ATGCTACCAGTCCACCACCCAGTGAGGGTATTAGTGCAACCAATTTAACGAATGGAGATGTTAGTGTGACCTACTGTGACTCTGCCCTGAATTGTCTAGTCTTGTTCCAATCCACCATCATCTTGGACAGAGTACTAGTTGGTTTCATCAACGCTTCTTCGACCTCAACTGCCCTCTCTTTAAATGACACCTTTGGTGATGGCTATGTGGTGGTGTATTCTTGGAATAGTTTCGAGTGCATCTTTGAAGGAGAGGTATCACTCATTATACAACTTGATCTACCTACCA CTGCTCCCACTACACCTCCAACATCTGATCCACAAACAGACCCACCACCTCCTGGTATGGAGTCTCTGCTGACATCAGTTATCGCTG CAACAGTTATAGCTG GTTTGGTGATTCTGCTATTGCTTGTGGTCGCCGCTGTTGGAACTGTCGTTGTCATTTTAAGAAAACGGAGACAAAATGAAG TTGAGGTTCCAGAGTCAGATGGAAGAGTGGATTGGTCCAACATTTGCAGGCATTGA
- the LOC135339939 gene encoding uncharacterized protein LOC135339939 gives MDKSLTFITVFFMAGSFIELAVKAQFTVQPLSVERAEGLEAVFSCQYQAEGFDVSYDWFINNSFVGADSETVRARPPSSPGGPTTLIILATSQQNNSIVQCEAVIRNGPDHTFVISSTASLVVHETVLTHLIVAPNTITVTWNALPLTEYCVDITTTLDFTETVVLNSLCGFINEYIFMYSDNSVCARFTVTPTDGEMRGTTSELCTGLFTRTEGVFLP, from the exons ATGGACAAGAGTTTGACATTCATCACTGTCTTCTTTATGGCAGGGTCATTCATAGAGCTAGCTGTAAAAG CTCAGTTCACAGTACAGCCATTGTCAGTTGAGAGAGCTGAGGGACTGGAGGCAGTGTTCAGTTGTCAGTATCAAGCCGAGGGATTTGATGTGTCGTATGATTGGTTTATAAATAATTCCTTTGTTGGAGCAGATTCAGAAACGGTTAGAGCTCGTCCACCTTCATCTCCTGGTGGACCAACCACACTGATAATACTGGCCACTTCACAGCAAAACAACTCTATTGTACAGTGTGAGGCTGTAATCAGAAATGGCCCTGATCATACATTTGTGATTTCATCCACAGCATCTCTAGTTGTTCATG AGACGGTCCTCACTCATCTTATTGTTGCACCGAATACCATCACCGTGACATGGAATGCTCTACCTCTCACTGAGTACTGTGTGGACATCACGACAACTCTAGACTTCACTGAAACAGTGGTTCTCAATTCTCTGTGTGGATTCATTAATGAGTACATCTTCATGTACTCTGATAACAGTGTGTGTGCCAGATTCACTGTGACTCCTACTGATGGAGAGATGAGGGGAACAACCAGTGAATTATGTACCGGGTTATTTACGAGGACAGAAGGTGTGTTTTTACCATAA